In Mycoavidus cysteinexigens, a genomic segment contains:
- the hisD gene encoding histidinol dehydrogenase, protein MSLKLRRLDTHASDFKVALRALLAFQADEDEAIERAVADILADVKHRGDAAVLDYTKRFDRLEAAHLSALEIDATQLEHFLLGLEPKPRAALEAAARRIRAYHEKQKIESGSHSWQYVEADGTVLGQQVLPLERVGIYVPGGKAAYPSSVLMNALAAQVAGVREIMMVVPTPDGVQNPLVMAAAHLSGVSRIWTIGGAQAIAALAYGTETVPAVDKIVGPGNAYVAAAKRRVFGTVGIDMIAGPSEILILCDGTTDPNWVALDLFSQAEHDELAQAILLCPQAEFIEQVAQAMNRLLAGLPRQAVIKQSLEKRGALIKVRDMAEACSLANEIAPEHLEISALEPRRWLPQIRHAGAIFLGPYSSESLGDYCAGPNHVLPTARTARFSSPLGVYDFIKRSSLIEVSEQGAQTLGRIAAELAEGEGLQAHAQSARGRIR, encoded by the coding sequence ATGTCTTTAAAGCTGCGTCGGCTGGATACCCACGCGAGTGATTTTAAAGTCGCGCTGCGTGCATTGCTGGCTTTTCAGGCAGACGAAGATGAGGCGATTGAGCGGGCGGTGGCGGATATTTTGGCTGATGTTAAACACCGTGGCGACGCCGCAGTGTTGGACTACACCAAGCGCTTCGATCGGCTTGAAGCGGCGCATCTCAGTGCACTTGAAATTGACGCAACGCAGCTTGAACATTTTTTGCTCGGGCTTGAACCAAAACCACGCGCTGCGCTTGAAGCGGCGGCGCGACGTATTCGCGCTTATCATGAAAAACAAAAAATTGAATCAGGCAGCCACAGTTGGCAGTACGTCGAAGCGGATGGCACGGTATTAGGTCAACAAGTATTGCCGCTTGAGCGAGTGGGTATTTATGTGCCGGGCGGCAAGGCGGCGTATCCTTCGTCGGTGTTAATGAATGCGCTGGCCGCCCAAGTGGCGGGGGTGCGTGAGATTATGATGGTCGTACCTACCCCGGATGGGGTCCAAAATCCTCTGGTGATGGCGGCAGCGCATTTAAGTGGAGTCTCGCGCATCTGGACCATAGGCGGGGCGCAAGCGATTGCGGCGCTGGCTTATGGGACTGAAACGGTGCCTGCCGTAGATAAAATTGTTGGGCCGGGCAATGCGTATGTAGCCGCAGCTAAGCGCCGTGTGTTTGGCACAGTAGGGATTGATATGATTGCTGGACCATCGGAAATTCTTATTCTTTGCGATGGTACGACAGATCCTAATTGGGTGGCGCTTGATCTGTTTTCTCAAGCTGAGCATGATGAGCTGGCGCAAGCTATTTTGTTATGCCCGCAAGCAGAATTTATTGAACAGGTAGCGCAGGCGATGAATCGTTTATTGGCTGGGCTGCCGCGCCAAGCCGTGATTAAACAATCGCTTGAAAAGCGTGGCGCTTTGATCAAAGTGCGCGATATGGCTGAGGCATGTTCGCTGGCTAACGAGATCGCACCTGAGCATTTGGAAATCTCCGCGCTTGAACCACGCCGTTGGCTGCCGCAGATTCGTCATGCAGGGGCGATTTTTCTGGGGCCTTATAGTAGCGAAAGTTTAGGTGACTATTGCGCTGGACCTAATCATGTGTTGCCTACTGCGCGTACTGCACGCTTTTCCTCGCCGTTAGGCGTATATGATTTTATTAAGCGCTCGAGCCTGATTGAAGTGAGTGAACAAGGCGCTCAAACGCTTGGCAGGAT